A genomic segment from Candidatus Brocadia sinica JPN1 encodes:
- a CDS encoding GxxExxY protein translates to MNKEERLNKITEIITGVAINIHRSLGPGLLESAYEAC, encoded by the coding sequence ATGAACAAAGAAGAAAGACTTAACAAGATAACAGAAATAATTACCGGTGTGGCTATTAATATCCATCGTTCATTGGGACCAGGACTTCTTGAATCTGCTTATGAAGCATGTTGA
- a CDS encoding DUF2851 family protein, giving the protein MLCLNKNPIDCFFPVYKEMVSSFHAGGNDIGMNSRSSLHVLEGTERLIKEELVRCIWFGQHLKRACLCTDNGSRLEILSPGWWNSEGGPDFKHAEFLLEGKGLVKGDIEVHVFSSDWIRHQHHKQSTYDTVCLHVALWNDNHGAYMKNHRGQTIPQLTLSKYLDAELDELVELIDVESYLKGKKVNPGYCQTEMENQKVNDQWIGRFLDYAGDERILQKAKRYERWLEKGTFEQVLYEAVMESLGYKNNKEPFFTLASRLPLEDIRYVIPEDASAQKKKKNMQSLLLGMAGLLPQQRNKKPTDDKETANYINDIEHAWNEIQKKINRDPLTKNDWSYAGIRPANFPERRIAAIANILSECSSLSIFRYLLSVLEKVENYQEERKIIKRLVEDIQSIFLGISDSYWSYHYTWYGKKLAKPVKLLGKERASNIFINVIIPILLIYARKHSNTKIEKVLHLTYRNYTPLPDTSVTKFMGNRIFGQPNVSKKIINSVRRQQGLYQIFKDFCENDNMSCNKCALYLSMVKD; this is encoded by the coding sequence ATGCTCTGCCTTAACAAGAATCCCATCGATTGTTTTTTCCCTGTCTACAAAGAGATGGTAAGTTCTTTTCATGCAGGCGGAAACGACATTGGAATGAACAGCCGTTCGTCTCTCCATGTCCTGGAAGGCACGGAAAGACTGATTAAGGAAGAACTCGTCCGATGTATCTGGTTTGGGCAGCATCTAAAAAGGGCTTGCCTCTGTACTGACAATGGCTCACGTCTGGAAATCCTTTCACCCGGATGGTGGAATTCGGAGGGAGGACCCGATTTCAAACACGCCGAATTTCTTCTTGAGGGCAAGGGTCTTGTAAAGGGAGATATCGAGGTTCATGTGTTTTCATCTGATTGGATACGGCATCAACACCACAAACAAAGTACCTACGACACCGTGTGTTTGCACGTTGCACTGTGGAATGACAATCACGGAGCATATATGAAGAACCATCGCGGACAAACTATTCCCCAATTAACCTTGTCCAAATATTTAGATGCCGAATTGGATGAACTGGTAGAGTTGATCGACGTTGAATCCTATCTAAAAGGGAAAAAGGTAAATCCCGGATACTGTCAGACAGAAATGGAAAACCAGAAGGTAAATGACCAATGGATAGGTCGTTTCCTTGATTATGCCGGCGACGAGCGCATTCTTCAAAAGGCAAAGAGGTATGAACGCTGGTTAGAAAAAGGTACCTTCGAGCAGGTGCTTTACGAGGCTGTGATGGAATCACTGGGATATAAAAACAATAAGGAACCGTTTTTCACATTAGCCTCTCGCCTGCCACTTGAAGACATCAGGTATGTAATCCCGGAAGATGCCTCCGCCCAAAAAAAGAAAAAAAACATGCAGTCATTACTTCTGGGTATGGCGGGTTTATTACCGCAACAAAGAAACAAAAAACCAACGGATGACAAAGAAACTGCTAACTATATAAACGATATTGAACATGCATGGAACGAGATACAAAAGAAAATAAACCGGGATCCTTTGACAAAAAATGACTGGAGTTATGCAGGGATCCGGCCTGCAAATTTTCCGGAAAGAAGAATTGCGGCCATTGCCAATATCCTTTCGGAGTGTTCATCCCTCAGCATCTTCCGATATCTCTTATCTGTACTTGAAAAGGTAGAAAACTACCAGGAAGAGCGTAAAATCATCAAGAGACTCGTTGAGGATATACAATCCATCTTTCTTGGTATTTCCGACTCCTACTGGTCATATCATTATACATGGTATGGGAAAAAACTGGCAAAACCCGTTAAATTGCTTGGAAAAGAGAGGGCTTCCAATATTTTCATCAATGTTATTATCCCCATCTTACTTATCTATGCCAGAAAGCATAGCAACACAAAAATAGAAAAAGTGCTGCATCTTACGTATAGAAATTATACCCCTCTCCCCGACACCAGTGTGACGAAATTCATGGGCAATCGTATCTTTGGACAACCAAATGTATCAAAAAAAATTATCAATTCAGTCAGGCGACAACAAGGATTGTATCAAATCTTTAAGGATTTTTGCGAAAATGACAATATGAGTTGTAACAAATGTGCATTATATTTGTCCATGGTTAAAGACTGA
- the era gene encoding GTPase Era, giving the protein MQSDKKTFKAGYVAIVGKPNVGKSTLINDFMGCKLSIVTPKPQTTRKKIMGVLTREGYQIVFYDTPGIMDPKYELQEYMVRTAYNAIEDADVILLMAEPFEPPNTMDKAIFEKLLRFNIPVILAVNKVDLVEKDSIIPIISAYDAQFKFAEIVPISALKGMNLDLTLTLIEKYLPEGEPFYPEDYMTDYNERFLASEIIREKVFEFYGEEIPYSTTVEIEEFKEREAGKDYIKAIIYVERDSQKGIIIGKEGKAIKRVGLIAREEIEKQIGRKVYLELRVKVMEKWRKDKNKLYKLGYK; this is encoded by the coding sequence ATGCAATCAGACAAAAAAACCTTTAAGGCAGGTTATGTCGCCATTGTAGGCAAACCGAACGTGGGGAAATCAACCCTCATTAACGATTTTATGGGATGTAAATTATCCATCGTTACCCCCAAACCCCAGACGACCCGGAAAAAAATCATGGGCGTATTAACCAGGGAAGGGTATCAGATCGTTTTTTACGATACACCGGGCATTATGGATCCAAAATATGAATTACAAGAATACATGGTGAGAACTGCCTATAATGCTATAGAAGATGCGGATGTAATATTGCTGATGGCAGAACCTTTTGAACCTCCTAACACCATGGACAAGGCAATTTTTGAGAAGTTATTGCGTTTCAATATACCGGTGATTTTAGCTGTTAATAAGGTAGACCTTGTAGAAAAGGACAGCATTATACCTATTATTTCTGCGTATGACGCCCAGTTCAAATTTGCTGAGATTGTGCCGATCTCTGCCTTAAAAGGGATGAATCTTGACCTGACACTGACACTCATTGAGAAATACCTGCCAGAAGGAGAACCTTTCTACCCTGAGGATTACATGACTGACTATAACGAAAGATTCCTCGCCTCCGAAATCATTCGTGAGAAGGTATTCGAGTTTTACGGGGAGGAAATCCCCTATTCCACCACGGTCGAGATCGAAGAGTTTAAAGAGCGGGAGGCAGGGAAGGACTATATTAAAGCCATTATTTACGTGGAACGTGATTCCCAGAAGGGTATCATTATTGGTAAAGAGGGGAAAGCCATCAAGCGGGTTGGCCTCATTGCAAGGGAAGAGATTGAAAAGCAAATAGGCAGAAAGGTATATCTCGAACTTCGGGTTAAAGTTATGGAGAAATGGCGGAAAGATAAAAACAAACTCTATAAATTGGGGTACAAATAA
- a CDS encoding 4Fe-4S binding protein has product MEKTKQPKPITASAQDLYIETNKKKTGKYKKSGFNSQKLRWSVQIAFFIVVLVIGWQFYTFVKYCEAGGKGFYLPRPPGVESFLPISALMGTKYFFGTGTINPIHPAGFVIFGALLLTALFFRRGFCGWICPIGTISEWEWRLGDWFLKKLPQRVSSLMRNIPTRFTAGLSLIFTPIIILLILEIITMESFKSPVFRYLTPAYILAMALPFVVPGKFWSDRVNDIIARAWKYSILAFFIQVIIIKMPVAQLEVMYTRVPFIRVADVKMLKFFTNMSGMALFVILAFFIISLMNKNFWCRFFCPYGALLGIIAYASSMRIARDTERCIDCGKCTKACAMHILVEKKKHVLTHECVACYDCVNACPVNGALDMKLVGDRKKIHYGLYAIMLIGLYVAITNTARAAGHWYTKISGAEYILRISELNNPKYLHKAGQFETE; this is encoded by the coding sequence TTGGAAAAAACAAAACAACCAAAACCAATAACTGCCTCTGCGCAGGATCTTTACATTGAAACGAACAAAAAAAAGACAGGTAAATATAAAAAGAGCGGCTTTAATTCTCAGAAGCTGCGCTGGTCTGTGCAAATAGCTTTTTTTATCGTAGTGCTTGTTATTGGCTGGCAATTCTATACCTTTGTCAAATACTGTGAGGCTGGCGGAAAGGGATTTTATCTGCCGCGGCCGCCTGGAGTTGAATCCTTCCTGCCGATCAGCGCCCTCATGGGCACAAAATACTTTTTTGGAACGGGTACGATTAACCCCATCCATCCCGCGGGCTTTGTTATCTTCGGGGCGCTGCTCCTGACAGCCTTATTTTTCAGGAGGGGTTTTTGCGGTTGGATATGTCCTATTGGCACCATTTCTGAATGGGAATGGCGTCTGGGGGATTGGTTTTTAAAGAAACTCCCTCAACGGGTTTCGTCCTTAATGCGTAATATCCCAACCAGATTTACGGCCGGTTTGAGCCTTATTTTCACCCCTATCATCATCCTGCTGATCTTAGAGATCATAACCATGGAGAGCTTTAAATCGCCTGTCTTCAGATATCTGACCCCTGCCTATATCCTGGCAATGGCACTGCCATTTGTTGTCCCCGGAAAATTCTGGTCTGATCGAGTTAATGACATAATCGCTCGGGCATGGAAATATTCAATCCTCGCCTTTTTTATCCAGGTCATTATTATCAAGATGCCTGTTGCACAATTGGAGGTCATGTACACCCGCGTACCTTTTATTCGTGTGGCTGACGTCAAGATGTTGAAATTTTTCACCAACATGTCTGGTATGGCATTGTTTGTCATTCTGGCATTCTTCATTATTTCGCTGATGAATAAAAATTTTTGGTGCCGTTTTTTCTGCCCATACGGAGCCCTGCTAGGTATTATTGCATACGCAAGCTCTATGAGAATTGCTCGCGATACGGAAAGATGTATTGATTGCGGGAAATGCACGAAGGCATGTGCTATGCACATCCTTGTGGAAAAAAAGAAACACGTCCTGACCCATGAATGTGTAGCCTGCTACGATTGCGTTAATGCTTGCCCGGTAAATGGAGCGCTGGATATGAAACTGGTTGGAGACCGCAAAAAGATCCATTACGGTCTTTATGCCATTATGCTCATTGGTTTGTATGTTGCTATAACAAATACTGCTCGTGCTGCGGGACACTGGTATACCAAAATATCAGGCGCTGAATATATCCTGAGGATATCGGAACTCAACAACCCCAAATACCTTCACAAAGCGGGTCAGTTTGAGACGGAATAA
- a CDS encoding DUF2786 domain-containing protein, translating into MTDINDKLKTAWIRQLNEDWKTANFLYFKDSMRPPNFELSYSEVALGRWKGGCHRHLSISINLIKTYAWEYVQEVLYHEMAHQYVEEVLGICEVLPHGEAFKRVCQEKGIDPTATGDIQTWMEKRKNRFAVSSENHQILDKVHKLLALAQSPNEHEAQTAMAKAHELLLRHNLSLLDTQTKWNYIHKQVGEIGRRDPAKSIISAILCKYFFVEAIWSFGYDQQRNRRGRVLEIYGTPENVEMAEYVYHYLQNVSELLWTEYKEKNKIMGNRHRRTFIYGLLEGFYHKLEGRVLENVSQKLVWKGDPRLREFYRQRNPRRTRTFSRYFRTCQDAYNSGVFQGKKLIICKGVREGGNGEVRYLN; encoded by the coding sequence ATGACTGATATAAATGACAAGCTAAAAACCGCATGGATCAGGCAATTGAATGAAGACTGGAAGACGGCAAATTTCCTTTACTTTAAAGACTCTATGCGCCCCCCTAACTTTGAACTATCGTATTCAGAGGTGGCATTGGGCAGGTGGAAAGGCGGTTGTCACCGGCATCTCTCCATCAGCATTAATCTGATAAAGACGTATGCCTGGGAATACGTACAGGAGGTTCTTTACCATGAAATGGCACACCAGTACGTGGAGGAAGTTTTAGGAATCTGCGAGGTGCTTCCTCACGGAGAGGCATTCAAGAGGGTTTGCCAGGAAAAGGGGATTGATCCAACGGCTACGGGTGACATTCAAACCTGGATGGAAAAACGCAAAAACAGATTCGCCGTGAGTTCGGAAAACCACCAGATACTGGATAAGGTTCATAAGCTGCTGGCATTGGCCCAAAGCCCCAACGAACACGAGGCCCAGACTGCCATGGCCAAGGCCCATGAGTTGTTATTAAGACATAACCTGTCACTCCTGGATACTCAGACGAAATGGAACTACATTCATAAGCAAGTTGGTGAAATAGGGCGGAGAGACCCTGCGAAGTCCATAATCAGCGCGATACTTTGCAAATATTTTTTTGTAGAGGCCATCTGGTCCTTCGGATACGACCAGCAGAGAAACCGGCGCGGCCGGGTCTTGGAAATTTATGGGACACCGGAAAATGTCGAGATGGCGGAATACGTGTATCATTATCTTCAAAACGTCTCGGAACTTTTATGGACGGAGTACAAAGAGAAAAATAAAATCATGGGAAACAGGCATCGAAGGACTTTTATCTACGGCCTCTTGGAAGGTTTTTATCATAAACTGGAAGGCAGGGTGCTGGAAAATGTGTCCCAAAAACTGGTATGGAAGGGAGATCCCCGGCTCAGGGAATTTTATCGTCAAAGAAATCCCAGGCGTACCCGCACTTTTTCCCGGTATTTCAGAACCTGCCAGGATGCCTATAATTCCGGAGTGTTTCAAGGAAAAAAACTGATTATTTGTAAGGGCGTCCGAGAGGGTGGCAACGGGGAAGTCAGGTATTTAAATTAG
- a CDS encoding RluA family pseudouridine synthase, whose translation MKPIPYRHRPKGLTILYEDRDIIVIDKSAGLLTVKATYEREKTAHHILTNYIRKGSLKSKKQLFVVHRLDRDTSGVLVFAKSAEAKENLKLQWKGVKKKYVAVVHGILTEKSGTLISHLAENENYEVFSVKDSRKGELAKTRYKVLKEAKRFSLLEIELLTGKKNQIRVHFSEKGHPLVGDDKYGKKDEPKSRLALHSHYLTFRHPYSGKELTFEAEVPGFFKSFFDNT comes from the coding sequence ATGAAACCAATACCGTATAGACACAGACCCAAGGGATTAACGATTCTCTATGAAGACCGGGATATTATTGTTATTGATAAGAGCGCCGGCTTATTGACGGTAAAGGCAACGTATGAAAGAGAAAAAACAGCCCATCACATTTTAACCAACTATATACGCAAGGGCAGCCTTAAATCAAAAAAACAACTTTTCGTTGTGCATCGCCTGGACCGTGATACCTCCGGTGTCCTTGTGTTTGCCAAGAGTGCTGAAGCCAAAGAAAATCTTAAACTGCAATGGAAAGGTGTTAAGAAAAAATACGTAGCGGTGGTGCATGGGATATTAACTGAAAAAAGCGGGACACTCATTTCACATTTAGCTGAAAACGAGAATTATGAAGTTTTTTCGGTTAAGGATTCGAGAAAAGGGGAATTAGCAAAAACCCGTTATAAAGTGTTAAAAGAAGCAAAAAGATTTAGTTTGCTTGAAATTGAATTATTAACGGGTAAAAAAAACCAGATACGGGTTCATTTCTCTGAGAAAGGACACCCACTCGTTGGTGATGATAAATATGGTAAAAAAGACGAGCCGAAGAGCCGTCTGGCCCTTCATTCACACTATCTAACGTTTCGGCATCCATACAGCGGCAAAGAACTCACCTTTGAAGCCGAGGTGCCTGGTTTCTTTAAAAGTTTTTTTGATAACACATAG
- a CDS encoding nicotinate phosphoribosyltransferase codes for MKEPKSLFLTEDSLGIVTDLYQLTMAAGYFEQKMHDIATFELFVRNLPKNRSYLIVAGLEQVLHYLTHITFSPEIVQFLRRLPIFNHVGQEFFEYLKNFTFRGDVYAIPEGTIAFADEPMLRVTAPIIETQLVETYLLSMINFQTSIATKASRIVYAAQGCEVIDFGTRRAHGPQASVLAARSCFIGGCKGTSNVFAACELNIPAVGTVAHSWVMAFENEQDSFRKFHEIFPDNTTLLIDTYDTLAGARHAVMIGKKLKGVRIDSGNLLELSKEVRRILDSEGLQHVKIVASGDLNEDRIDDLLRNGAPIDSFGVGTEMVTSKDAPALGGVYKLVEQEHNGKIVPRMKFSEDKLTYPCKKQVYRIIDKADNFVKDVIGLEDENLQGMPLLIPVIKNGKICYNLPTVHEIQRITSNNLAHLPQPFKRLKEAETYPVTKSQGLEAKRHEAEKTLKDINVI; via the coding sequence ATGAAAGAACCAAAATCCCTATTTTTAACTGAAGACTCGCTTGGCATCGTCACAGACCTTTATCAACTCACCATGGCGGCAGGATACTTTGAACAGAAAATGCATGATATTGCAACTTTTGAATTGTTCGTACGCAACTTACCGAAAAATCGCTCTTATCTCATTGTTGCAGGATTAGAACAGGTACTGCATTATCTTACCCATATTACATTTTCACCGGAAATTGTTCAATTTTTAAGACGATTACCTATTTTTAACCATGTGGGTCAGGAATTTTTTGAATACTTAAAAAATTTTACTTTCCGTGGAGACGTTTACGCTATACCCGAAGGAACAATTGCCTTTGCGGATGAACCCATGCTTCGGGTTACTGCCCCTATTATTGAAACACAGCTTGTAGAGACGTATCTTCTTTCAATGATTAATTTTCAGACATCCATAGCAACAAAAGCGTCAAGGATTGTGTATGCAGCTCAAGGATGCGAGGTTATTGATTTTGGTACTCGTCGTGCCCATGGTCCTCAGGCAAGTGTCCTTGCGGCAAGGTCGTGTTTTATCGGTGGATGCAAGGGTACCTCCAATGTATTTGCGGCCTGTGAACTGAACATACCGGCGGTAGGAACGGTTGCACATTCGTGGGTTATGGCATTTGAAAATGAACAAGACTCCTTTCGTAAATTCCATGAAATATTTCCCGATAACACCACCCTCCTCATCGATACCTATGATACCCTTGCAGGAGCCAGGCATGCTGTCATGATTGGCAAAAAACTGAAGGGTGTCCGTATTGACAGCGGGAACTTACTGGAACTCAGCAAAGAAGTACGAAGAATTTTAGATTCAGAAGGGTTACAACATGTAAAGATTGTTGCCAGTGGCGATCTCAATGAAGACCGTATCGATGATTTGTTAAGAAATGGCGCACCCATTGACTCCTTTGGTGTGGGGACAGAGATGGTGACATCCAAAGATGCCCCTGCACTGGGTGGTGTCTATAAGTTAGTCGAGCAGGAACATAATGGAAAAATTGTTCCGAGGATGAAATTCAGTGAGGACAAACTTACGTACCCGTGCAAAAAACAAGTATATCGCATCATCGATAAAGCGGATAATTTTGTAAAGGATGTGATCGGGCTTGAAGATGAAAATTTGCAGGGAATGCCCCTTTTAATACCTGTTATAAAAAATGGTAAGATATGTTACAATTTACCAACGGTACACGAAATCCAACGTATCACATCAAATAACCTTGCACACCTGCCGCAACCCTTCAAACGCTTAAAGGAAGCTGAAACCTATCCCGTAACCAAAAGCCAGGGACTAGAGGCAAAGAGACACGAGGCAGAAAAGACGCTGAAGGACATCAATGTAATATAG
- a CDS encoding RsmE family RNA methyltransferase: MHQDRFYLPHTPATHEIWLNGDEAHHILHVKRAKPGTKITLFDGKGFEYRAHVTEIFSDKLKVFIEESKSVDREPGIDITIAFSIPKGKLVTFLIQKCAELGVKTLIPLHCKRSVVDIQNKSGEKSERWNKITIEASKQCKRNCITKIEDVMTFDSLMKTAHIYDLSLIACTKPHTKTLKSLLNEHPSGKKIICLIGPEGGFTPSEIEIAEKAGCIPVSIGHSTLRIETAAIAVSSMLLYAYSA, from the coding sequence ATGCATCAAGACCGTTTCTATCTACCGCATACGCCCGCAACACATGAAATTTGGCTGAACGGTGATGAAGCCCATCATATCCTGCATGTAAAACGGGCAAAACCGGGAACGAAAATTACCCTTTTTGATGGGAAAGGGTTTGAATACCGTGCACATGTTACCGAAATTTTCAGTGATAAATTAAAGGTATTCATTGAGGAGTCCAAATCTGTCGATAGAGAACCAGGTATCGACATTACTATCGCCTTTTCTATCCCCAAAGGGAAACTCGTAACCTTTCTTATTCAAAAATGTGCAGAGTTGGGTGTAAAGACCCTGATCCCCCTCCACTGCAAACGAAGTGTCGTCGATATCCAAAACAAATCCGGAGAAAAGAGTGAAAGATGGAACAAGATCACCATTGAGGCGTCCAAACAGTGTAAACGAAACTGTATTACCAAAATAGAAGATGTAATGACATTTGATAGTTTAATGAAAACTGCTCACATCTATGATCTTTCACTCATTGCATGCACCAAACCTCATACGAAAACGTTAAAGAGTCTCTTGAATGAGCACCCCTCGGGTAAAAAGATTATTTGTCTCATAGGGCCTGAAGGTGGCTTTACCCCCAGTGAAATTGAAATAGCAGAGAAAGCAGGCTGCATACCCGTCAGCATTGGTCATTCAACATTGCGGATTGAAACAGCTGCCATTGCTGTCTCTTCCATGCTTCTTTATGCATATTCTGCTTAG
- a CDS encoding RnfABCDGE type electron transport complex subunit B — MGLLLGAAITLVILGMVFGIGLAIASDKFAVKVDPRIDSINEVLPGANCGACGQPGCSGFAQAVVEGKAPVAGCTVGQADVARLVANVMGVKFENRERVISVVMCHARGVKDKFVYHGIKDCRAANIVAGGFLGCDYGCLGLGTCVEACKFEAMYMGEDNLPKVIEERCTGCGRCAAVCPRKIISILPESKMVHVRCKSLDKGAVAKKICQDSCIACKQCEKICPYDAIHVQNNLAVIDYNKCTSCGKCIEVCPNHTIINFARERSLTRHILTI; from the coding sequence ATGGGTTTACTTTTAGGAGCAGCAATAACGTTAGTCATTTTGGGCATGGTCTTTGGGATAGGTCTTGCCATTGCCTCAGATAAATTTGCAGTGAAAGTCGATCCTCGCATTGACAGCATTAATGAAGTGCTTCCAGGTGCAAATTGTGGGGCATGCGGTCAACCAGGCTGTAGCGGTTTTGCCCAGGCCGTAGTGGAAGGCAAGGCGCCTGTAGCAGGTTGTACAGTAGGACAGGCTGATGTGGCAAGGCTTGTTGCAAACGTTATGGGGGTCAAATTTGAAAATAGAGAGCGTGTTATTTCCGTTGTAATGTGCCATGCGAGAGGTGTTAAGGATAAATTTGTTTATCATGGGATTAAAGATTGCCGTGCTGCAAATATTGTTGCCGGCGGTTTTTTGGGTTGTGATTACGGCTGTTTGGGTTTGGGCACATGCGTAGAGGCCTGTAAATTTGAGGCGATGTATATGGGGGAAGATAACCTTCCCAAGGTAATTGAGGAGCGGTGTACAGGCTGTGGAAGGTGTGCAGCCGTTTGTCCCAGAAAGATCATCAGTATATTGCCAGAATCTAAAATGGTACACGTGCGATGCAAATCCCTTGATAAAGGCGCTGTGGCAAAAAAGATTTGTCAGGATTCTTGTATTGCTTGTAAACAGTGCGAGAAGATATGTCCATACGATGCCATTCACGTGCAGAACAATCTTGCTGTGATTGATTATAACAAATGTACCTCCTGCGGAAAATGTATTGAGGTTTGCCCTAATCATACCATAATTAATTTTGCCAGAGAGCGGAGCCTGACCAGACATATCTTGACTATATAA
- a CDS encoding Uma2 family endonuclease, with translation MYRKYGVMEYWLIFPDEKIIEILTLENGEYLEFYKSKREGMVKSKILKGLEIDSKDVFD, from the coding sequence ATTTATAGAAAATATGGCGTAATGGAATATTGGTTGATATTTCCCGATGAAAAAATTATTGAGATTTTGACCTTAGAAAATGGTGAATACTTGGAATTTTACAAATCAAAAAGAGAAGGAATGGTGAAATCTAAAATATTGAAAGGATTAGAAATAGATTCTAAGGATGTGTTTGATTGA
- the ilvB gene encoding biosynthetic-type acetolactate synthase large subunit yields MIKTGSQILLDSLIREGVEYIFGIPGGANLPLFDALYASPIKFILTRHEQGAGHAADGYARATGKVGVCLATSGPGATNLVTAIATAYMDSVPMVAITGQVKTFLIGNDAFQEADIIGITRPITKHSYLVKDVKDLARIVKEAFYIANTGRRGPVLIDLPVDITLEKCEEIVPTEVDLPGYKPRYEGNIRQIKIAAEEINNSVQPVVYTGGGIVASDSAKELLELAEKGNLPVTTTLMGLGGFPEDHKLSLGMLGMHGTVYANFAVTECDLLIAIGSRFDDRVTGKIDEFAPRAKIIHVDVDPASISKTIRVDIPIVGDAKNILQELNKHIYFAERKEWFDKIKSWKEKNPLSYNEGENVIKPQYVIEQICDAGKGNVIITTEVGQNQMWAAQFFTYTKPRTFLSSGGLGTMGYGFPAAIGAQLGCPDKIVVDIAGDGSIQMNIQELSTIARLNIPVKIVILNNGYLGMVRQWQELFYNKRYSGVKLNGNPDFVKLAEAYGTKGFLIEKKEEVRPTIEKAFSSKGPVVMDFRIDPTENVFPMVPAGQAIHRMIGTMA; encoded by the coding sequence ATGATTAAGACAGGCTCACAAATTTTATTGGATTCATTAATTAGGGAAGGGGTTGAGTATATCTTTGGGATTCCGGGAGGTGCAAATCTACCCCTATTTGATGCATTGTATGCGTCTCCTATAAAATTCATCTTGACCAGACACGAGCAAGGCGCAGGTCATGCCGCGGATGGATATGCACGGGCTACCGGCAAGGTGGGTGTTTGTCTTGCGACATCGGGTCCCGGAGCGACAAACTTAGTTACAGCAATTGCAACGGCCTATATGGATTCTGTGCCTATGGTTGCTATAACAGGGCAGGTCAAGACATTTCTCATTGGAAATGACGCCTTCCAGGAAGCTGATATTATTGGAATCACACGTCCTATAACAAAGCACAGTTATCTGGTGAAAGATGTTAAGGACCTTGCCAGAATCGTAAAAGAAGCATTTTATATTGCTAACACGGGAAGGCGCGGTCCGGTGTTGATTGACCTTCCCGTAGATATTACCCTGGAAAAGTGCGAGGAAATAGTACCAACAGAAGTTGACCTCCCTGGATACAAGCCCAGGTATGAAGGGAATATTCGCCAAATCAAGATTGCCGCTGAAGAGATCAATAATTCCGTGCAGCCTGTTGTTTACACCGGAGGTGGTATTGTTGCTTCTGATAGTGCAAAGGAGTTGCTTGAACTGGCGGAAAAGGGGAATCTCCCGGTAACCACAACCCTTATGGGTCTCGGTGGATTTCCGGAAGACCACAAGTTGTCATTGGGTATGTTGGGTATGCACGGGACTGTATACGCCAATTTTGCAGTGACTGAGTGTGACCTTCTCATAGCTATCGGGTCGCGGTTTGACGATCGGGTTACCGGCAAGATTGATGAATTTGCCCCCCGCGCAAAGATTATCCACGTGGATGTCGATCCAGCATCCATTAGTAAAACTATCAGAGTTGATATCCCCATTGTTGGTGATGCAAAAAATATTTTACAAGAACTCAATAAACATATTTATTTTGCAGAGAGGAAAGAATGGTTTGATAAGATCAAATCCTGGAAGGAAAAAAATCCATTGTCGTACAACGAGGGTGAAAACGTTATTAAACCACAATATGTCATTGAGCAAATATGCGATGCGGGTAAGGGGAATGTTATCATCACAACAGAAGTAGGGCAAAATCAAATGTGGGCAGCCCAATTTTTTACCTATACAAAACCGCGTACATTCCTGTCTTCAGGTGGGTTGGGTACAATGGGTTATGGTTTTCCTGCCGCAATTGGTGCACAATTGGGGTGCCCGGACAAAATTGTTGTGGATATTGCTGGTGATGGTAGTATTCAGATGAATATCCAGGAACTCAGTACCATCGCTCGTTTAAACATCCCAGTGAAGATAGTCATCCTGAATAATGGCTATCTGGGAATGGTACGGCAGTGGCAGGAACTATTTTATAATAAACGGTATTCAGGCGTTAAGTTGAATGGTAATCCGGATTTTGTCAAGTTGGCTGAGGCTTACGGCACAAAAGGATTTTTGATAGAGAAAAAAGAAGAAGTACGACCAACAATAGAAAAGGCTTTTTCTTCCAAAGGCCCTGTCGTTATGGATTTTAGGATTGATCCGACAGAGAATGTTTTTCCAATGGTACCTGCAGGACAAGCAATCCATAGAATGATTGGAACCATGGCATAG